The following coding sequences are from one Arachis hypogaea cultivar Tifrunner chromosome 7, arahy.Tifrunner.gnm2.J5K5, whole genome shotgun sequence window:
- the LOC112702565 gene encoding transcription termination factor MTEF1, chloroplastic-like yields MTPATVAAALRSSLSTFSSDKPSPSTPTNNHVLLKPKLSLIHNNNNHHHHPLINPKLSLQFKEKILCLEIMGIDAGKALSQNPNLRTATMESIQSIISFLQSKGIHQKDLQRIFGMCPKILTSDIKKDLNPVFDFLLQDLRVPDHSFRRIVNKNPRLLTSSVMEQLKPALFYLKRLGFRDMAALAFQDSVLLVSNVERTLIPKLKYLESLGFSKDEARNMVLRCPALFTFSIENNFRPKFEYFATQMGRELKELKEFPHYFGFSLENRIKPRHMEAVKAGVNLPLSVMLKSTDEEFRELTGQNMR; encoded by the coding sequence ATGACCCCAGCAACAGTAGCAGCAGCTTTACGCTCTTCCCTCTCCACCTTCTCCTCCGACAAACCATCGCCTTCAACACCAACCAACAACCATGTTCTGCTCAAACCCAAGCTAAGCCTCATccataacaacaacaaccaccaccaccacccactAATTAACCCAAAGCTCTCCCTCCAATTCAAAGAGAAGATCCTCTGCCTTGAGATAATGGGCATTGATGCAGGGAAAGCACTCTCCCAGAACCCTAACCTCCGTACAGCCACCATGGAATCCATTCAGTCCATAATCTCCTTCCTTCAATCCAAAGGCATCCACCAAAAAGACTTGCAAAGAATCTTTGGCATGTGTCCCAAGATCCTCACCTCTGACATCAAGAAAGATCTCAACCCAGTCTTTGATTTCCTCTTACAAGACCTCAGAGTCCCAGATCACAGCTTCAGGAGAATTGTCAACAAGAACCCAAGGTTGCTTACCTCAAGTGTTATGGAGCAGCTCAAACCAGCACTGTTCTACCTCAAGAGGCTTGGCTTCAGGGACATGGCAGCCTTGGCTTTTCAAGACTCTGTTCTTTTGGTTTCCAATGTGGAGAGGACACTAATTCCTAAGCTCAAGTATTTGGAGAGTTTGGGGTTTTCAAAAGATGAGGCTAGAAACATGGTTTTGAGGTGTCCAGCGTTGTTTACTTTCAGTATTGAGAATAACTTTCGGCCAAAGTTTGAGTACTTTGCTACACAAATGGGTAGGGAATTAAAGGAATTGAAAGAGTTTCCACATTACTTTGGGTTTAGTTTGGAGAATAGAATAAAGCCTAGGCACATGGAAGCTGTAAAGGCTGGGGTTAATTTGCCTTTGTCAGTTATGCTTAAAAGCACTGATGAAGAATTTAGGGAGCTAACAGGTCAGAATATGAGATGA